A stretch of Microbacterium sp. 4R-513 DNA encodes these proteins:
- a CDS encoding beta-ketoacyl-ACP synthase III, giving the protein MTRSLVQPTGPAHTRIYSYGAARGEIAVPNDDLIGPIDSSDEWIRQRTGIVTRMRAVKETDAIDLATDAAREAIERSGVPASEVDAVIVATVSNPKQTPSVSAIVADRVGANPAAAYDVNAACAGFAYGVAQADALIRGGIAKYAVVIGAEKLSDIVDPTDRSISFLLGDGAGAVVIGPSDTPGIGPTVWGSDGSKADAVGMNHTLTEFRDGEAPWPTLRQEGPTVFRWAVWEMVKVARQALEAAGVEASDLAAFVPHQANMRIIDEFAKQLGLPDTVVIGRDIETTGNTSAASIPLATHRLLEEHPELSGGLALQIGFGAGLVFGAQVVRLP; this is encoded by the coding sequence ATGACCCGATCGCTCGTCCAGCCCACGGGGCCGGCGCACACCCGCATCTACTCGTACGGCGCGGCCCGCGGTGAGATCGCGGTGCCCAACGACGACCTCATCGGTCCGATCGACTCCAGCGACGAGTGGATCCGGCAGCGCACCGGCATCGTCACGCGGATGCGCGCGGTGAAAGAGACCGATGCCATCGATCTGGCGACGGATGCCGCGCGCGAGGCGATCGAGCGATCCGGCGTCCCCGCCTCCGAGGTCGACGCCGTCATCGTCGCGACCGTGAGCAACCCCAAGCAGACGCCGTCGGTCTCGGCCATCGTCGCCGACCGGGTGGGCGCCAACCCCGCCGCGGCCTACGACGTCAACGCCGCCTGCGCGGGCTTCGCGTACGGCGTCGCGCAGGCCGACGCGCTCATCCGCGGCGGCATCGCGAAATACGCCGTCGTGATCGGCGCCGAGAAGCTCAGCGACATCGTGGATCCCACCGACCGGAGCATCTCGTTCCTCCTCGGAGACGGTGCCGGCGCGGTCGTGATCGGTCCGAGCGACACCCCGGGCATCGGTCCCACGGTGTGGGGCTCGGACGGTTCGAAGGCCGACGCGGTCGGGATGAACCACACCCTGACCGAGTTCCGCGACGGCGAGGCGCCGTGGCCGACCCTGCGTCAGGAGGGCCCCACCGTCTTCCGCTGGGCCGTGTGGGAGATGGTCAAGGTCGCACGTCAGGCCCTCGAGGCCGCCGGGGTCGAGGCATCCGATCTCGCCGCCTTCGTGCCGCACCAGGCGAACATGCGCATCATCGACGAGTTCGCGAAGCAGCTCGGCCTTCCCGACACCGTCGTGATCGGCCGCGACATCGAGACGACCGGCAACACGTCCGCGGCATCGATCCCCCTCGCCACCCACCGCCTGCTCGAGGAGCACCCCGAGCTGAGCGGCGGCCTCGCGCTGCAGATCGGCTTCGGCGCAGGACTCGTCTTCGGCGCCCAGGTCGTCCGGCTCCCGTGA
- the dnaG gene encoding DNA primase yields MPGRIRQADVDEVKARTNIADIIGERVALKSAGVGALKGLCPFHDERSPSFNVRPQAGFYHCFGCGESGDVYSFLRNLDHLSFTEAVERLAARIGYSLHYEDGGAAPETSGRARLYAANAAAAEFFRAQLATPEADIARRFLGERGFDAGAAAHFGVGFAPKGWSGMLDALTAQGFSRDDLTAAGLVSQGQRGVYDRFRGRVVWPIRDVTGQVLGFGARRLFDDDNGPKYLNTPETTIYKKAQVLYGLDLAKREISRSHRVVVVEGYTDVMACHLAGVTTAIATCGTAFGSDHITVLRRVMGDDSAAGEVVFTFDPDAAGQKAALRAFADAKRFNAQTYVAVGPEGLDPCDLRLRRGDGAVRTLVDTKSPMVEFVLDQRISGFDLASVEGRVGALRAAAPVVAELRDPLLQPEYVRVLARRLGMDTEDVRREVERASRTGDRGPARPAPDRPADGATDAAPLVRVTLASLPRTAEVALERDALMGLLQFGHRLDSALRERAFALPFRHPALEAVRSSVAPEAAVDRPGWAAEAIGTVREPFRSLAAELLTADFPALTDDEAVASASSLCRRLIQRSLDREKAELLGAIQRVPPDSEEGRSIRLRLRELDVNRQQLVSES; encoded by the coding sequence ATGCCGGGGCGGATCCGTCAGGCCGACGTCGACGAGGTCAAGGCCCGCACCAACATCGCGGACATCATCGGCGAACGCGTCGCGCTGAAGTCCGCCGGCGTCGGCGCGCTCAAGGGGCTGTGCCCCTTCCACGACGAGCGCAGCCCGAGCTTCAACGTGCGCCCGCAGGCGGGCTTCTACCACTGCTTCGGCTGCGGCGAGTCGGGCGACGTCTACTCGTTCCTCCGCAACCTCGACCACCTCTCCTTCACCGAGGCCGTCGAGCGGCTCGCCGCCCGCATCGGCTACTCGCTCCACTACGAGGACGGCGGAGCCGCTCCCGAGACCTCCGGGCGTGCGCGCCTGTACGCTGCGAACGCCGCCGCGGCGGAGTTCTTCCGCGCGCAGCTCGCCACCCCCGAGGCGGACATCGCCCGGCGCTTCCTCGGCGAGCGCGGCTTCGACGCCGGCGCCGCGGCCCACTTCGGAGTCGGCTTCGCCCCCAAAGGATGGTCGGGCATGCTCGACGCCCTGACCGCCCAGGGATTCTCGCGCGACGACCTCACCGCGGCGGGTCTCGTCTCCCAGGGGCAGCGAGGCGTCTACGACCGGTTCCGCGGACGCGTCGTCTGGCCCATCCGCGACGTCACGGGTCAGGTGCTCGGCTTCGGAGCGCGCCGGCTCTTCGACGACGACAACGGACCGAAGTACCTCAACACGCCCGAGACGACGATCTACAAGAAGGCCCAGGTGCTGTACGGGCTCGACCTCGCGAAGCGCGAGATCAGCCGCAGCCACCGCGTCGTCGTGGTCGAGGGCTATACCGACGTCATGGCGTGCCACCTCGCAGGCGTCACGACGGCCATCGCGACCTGTGGCACGGCCTTCGGCTCCGACCACATCACGGTGCTCCGAAGGGTGATGGGCGACGATTCCGCGGCGGGCGAGGTCGTCTTCACGTTCGATCCGGATGCCGCGGGACAGAAGGCCGCGCTCCGCGCCTTCGCCGACGCCAAGCGGTTCAATGCGCAGACCTACGTCGCAGTCGGCCCGGAGGGCCTCGACCCGTGCGATCTGCGTCTCCGCCGCGGCGACGGCGCCGTCCGGACGCTCGTCGACACGAAGTCGCCCATGGTCGAGTTCGTCCTCGACCAGCGCATCTCCGGCTTCGACCTCGCCAGCGTGGAAGGTCGTGTCGGGGCTCTTCGCGCCGCGGCGCCCGTCGTGGCCGAGCTCCGCGACCCGCTGCTGCAGCCCGAGTACGTCCGCGTCCTCGCTCGGCGCCTCGGCATGGACACCGAGGACGTGCGCCGCGAGGTCGAGCGCGCGAGCCGAACGGGCGACCGCGGCCCGGCGCGACCGGCGCCCGATCGTCCGGCCGATGGGGCGACGGATGCCGCGCCCCTCGTCCGCGTCACACTCGCGTCGCTGCCCCGCACCGCGGAGGTGGCGCTCGAGCGCGACGCCCTGATGGGCCTGCTGCAGTTCGGGCACCGCCTCGACTCCGCACTGCGCGAGCGCGCGTTCGCACTGCCGTTCCGGCACCCCGCCCTCGAAGCCGTCCGCTCGTCCGTGGCCCCCGAGGCGGCCGTCGACCGGCCCGGCTGGGCCGCGGAGGCCATCGGCACCGTGCGGGAGCCCTTCCGCTCCCTCGCAGCCGAGCTCCTGACGGCGGACTTCCCGGCGCTCACCGACGACGAGGCCGTGGCCTCGGCATCCTCCCTCTGCCGGCGGCTCATCCAGCGATCGCTCGATCGCGAGAAGGCAGAGCTGCTGGGTGCGATCCAGCGCGTGCCGCCGGACTCCGAGGAGGGGCGGTCGATCCGCCTCCGTCTGCGGGAGCTGGATGTGAACCGGCAGCAGCTCGTCTCGGAGTCCTGA
- a CDS encoding ATP-dependent DNA helicase RecQ produces the protein MAAGPIAQAARDFFGWEHLRDGQEEAVAALVDGRDVITVLPTGAGKSAVYQLAGTIREGITVVVSPLIALQRDQLNQLEETPRAPKGVAINSSRGERAVEEAWDALAEGAAEFVFLAPEQLAKDDVVERLRRLDVGLLAVDEAHCVASWGHDFRPDYLRLGDVRERLGRPVTVALTATAAEPVRAEITARLGMRDALVVVRGVDRPNIDLTVHRATTDDEKCERVIDEVLALPKPGLVYTATRRDSEEYAEVLRSHGLRASAYHAGLPARERSDVHDAFLDDEVDVVVATNAFGMGIDKPNVRFVAHASVPDSLDAYYQEVGRAGRDGDPASAILFYRSEDLGLRKYFVARGVDQERAAAAYRALAQSDSPVKATELAKRLEISPRSATALLNLLAEAGAVSVTRRGARPRAGFTPAAAAAGAEEASERRERIEESRLEVMRRYAETRDCRRRVLLGYFGEDLPEPCGHCDTCRAGTAKEAEEEVDTPYPAGVSVKHIEWGRGSVVEVESDRITVFFEEQGYKVLALDAVTENHLLSLV, from the coding sequence ATGGCGGCAGGGCCGATCGCGCAGGCGGCGCGGGACTTCTTCGGCTGGGAGCACCTGCGGGACGGCCAGGAGGAGGCTGTGGCCGCGCTCGTCGACGGCCGCGATGTCATCACGGTGCTGCCGACCGGAGCGGGAAAATCGGCCGTCTATCAGCTCGCCGGCACCATCCGGGAGGGCATCACCGTAGTGGTCTCGCCGCTGATAGCGCTCCAGCGCGATCAGCTGAACCAGCTCGAAGAGACGCCTCGTGCGCCCAAGGGGGTCGCGATCAACTCCTCTCGAGGGGAGCGGGCGGTCGAGGAGGCCTGGGACGCCCTGGCTGAGGGCGCGGCGGAGTTCGTCTTCCTCGCGCCGGAGCAGCTCGCGAAGGACGATGTCGTGGAGCGCCTGCGCAGGCTCGACGTCGGGCTCCTTGCCGTCGATGAGGCGCATTGCGTTGCGAGCTGGGGTCACGACTTCCGGCCCGACTATCTTCGGCTCGGCGACGTCCGCGAGCGCCTCGGAAGGCCCGTCACCGTCGCGCTCACGGCCACGGCGGCCGAGCCGGTCCGTGCCGAGATCACGGCACGGCTCGGCATGAGGGACGCCCTCGTCGTGGTGCGCGGAGTCGACCGGCCCAACATCGACCTCACCGTGCACCGTGCGACGACCGATGACGAGAAGTGCGAACGGGTCATCGACGAAGTGCTCGCCCTCCCCAAGCCCGGGCTCGTCTACACGGCGACCCGACGAGACTCCGAGGAGTACGCGGAGGTGCTGCGCTCGCACGGCCTCCGCGCGTCCGCCTATCACGCGGGCCTGCCGGCGCGGGAGCGATCGGACGTCCACGACGCCTTCCTCGACGACGAGGTCGACGTCGTCGTCGCGACGAACGCCTTCGGCATGGGGATCGACAAGCCGAACGTCCGCTTCGTCGCCCATGCGTCGGTGCCCGACTCGCTCGACGCGTACTACCAGGAGGTGGGCCGGGCCGGCCGCGACGGCGATCCCGCGAGCGCCATCCTGTTCTACCGCTCCGAAGACCTCGGCCTGCGAAAGTACTTCGTCGCCCGCGGTGTCGACCAGGAGCGGGCGGCGGCCGCCTACCGGGCACTCGCGCAATCCGACTCGCCCGTGAAGGCGACCGAGCTCGCGAAGCGGCTGGAGATCTCCCCCCGCTCGGCCACCGCACTGCTGAATCTTCTCGCCGAGGCGGGTGCGGTGTCGGTCACACGGCGGGGCGCACGGCCCCGTGCGGGATTCACGCCGGCGGCAGCCGCGGCGGGCGCAGAGGAGGCGTCGGAGCGCCGGGAGCGCATCGAGGAGTCTCGACTGGAGGTCATGCGCCGCTACGCCGAGACTCGCGACTGCCGGCGCCGGGTCCTGCTCGGCTACTTCGGCGAGGACCTGCCGGAGCCCTGCGGCCACTGCGACACCTGCCGGGCCGGCACGGCGAAGGAAGCTGAAGAAGAGGTCGACACGCCCTATCCCGCAGGCGTGAGCGTGAAGCACATCGAATGGGGCCGGGGCAGCGTCGTGGAGGTCGAGAGCGACCGGATCACCGTCTTCTTCGAAGAGCAGGGCTACAAAGTGCTGGCCTTGGACGCCGTCACAGAGAACCACCTGCTGAGCCTCGTCTAG
- a CDS encoding DMT family transporter, producing the protein MLWAELTLDEVTDDLIGFFREPAILIGIPLALLGAVFMSFGAQYQHRGVTKVERLSGLSGASGLSGRQLVSLLKRPSWVAGTGMLGLAIICQLSALAFAPLIIVQPIGAISLVITTLLNSRVTGIRPTRRSIMAIIACVGGIFIFVTIAAFYATENPVTPRETIVILSLLGVVLVALGALWLWLRKRGQALFYIVASGMIYGFVATLAKVVIERIKANDFDWLTILCIVALLAAVAIGAYFVQTAYAVGPPDLVIAGLTVIDPIVAVIIGLTVLQEAANAPLWAFIGFALAGAIAVFGVITLARFHPEVLSHSGELPIPRGSNPPEGPEEPR; encoded by the coding sequence GTGCTGTGGGCGGAACTGACTCTGGATGAGGTGACGGACGACCTCATCGGATTCTTCCGGGAGCCCGCCATCCTGATCGGCATCCCGCTCGCCCTGCTCGGCGCCGTCTTCATGTCCTTCGGCGCTCAGTACCAGCACCGCGGTGTCACGAAGGTGGAGCGGCTCAGCGGGCTCTCCGGCGCATCCGGTCTCAGCGGGCGTCAGCTCGTGAGCCTCCTCAAGCGCCCCTCATGGGTCGCCGGCACCGGCATGCTGGGGCTCGCGATCATATGCCAGCTGAGCGCCCTCGCCTTCGCGCCGCTCATCATCGTGCAGCCCATCGGAGCGATCTCGCTCGTCATCACGACTCTGCTGAACTCCCGCGTGACCGGCATACGGCCGACGAGACGATCGATCATGGCGATCATCGCGTGCGTCGGCGGAATCTTCATCTTCGTCACGATCGCCGCGTTCTACGCGACTGAGAACCCCGTGACGCCACGAGAGACCATCGTCATCCTCTCGCTCCTGGGCGTCGTCCTCGTGGCGCTCGGCGCACTCTGGCTCTGGCTTCGCAAGCGCGGTCAAGCTCTCTTCTACATCGTCGCGTCCGGCATGATCTACGGCTTCGTCGCGACTCTCGCGAAGGTCGTCATCGAGCGCATCAAGGCCAATGACTTCGACTGGCTCACGATCCTCTGCATCGTCGCCCTGCTCGCCGCCGTCGCGATCGGCGCCTATTTCGTGCAGACCGCCTACGCGGTGGGTCCGCCCGACCTCGTCATCGCCGGCCTCACCGTCATCGACCCCATCGTCGCCGTGATCATCGGCCTGACGGTCCTGCAGGAGGCGGCCAACGCGCCGCTCTGGGCCTTCATCGGCTTCGCGCTGGCCGGTGCGATCGCCGTCTTCGGTGTCATCACCCTCGCCCGGTTCCACCCGGAGGTGCTCTCGCACAGCGGTGAGCTGCCCATACCCCGGGGGAGCAATCCTCCGGAGGGACCGGAAGAGCCCCGTTGA
- a CDS encoding DUF3145 domain-containing protein has product MATPQARGVIYIHSAPRALCPHLEWAVGRALGRAVNFDWADQPILAGSRRAEFYWEGPAGTGAALATAIRGWEHLRFEVSEDPTPRSDGGRWMHTPGLGIHYAQTDTAGNVVVGEDRVRYALEVSAGDLAELQRELEVALGAAWDEELEPFRHASDDAPVVWLHKVG; this is encoded by the coding sequence ATGGCGACACCACAAGCGCGTGGAGTGATCTATATCCACTCCGCGCCACGCGCGTTGTGCCCCCACCTCGAGTGGGCTGTCGGGCGAGCCCTCGGGCGCGCCGTGAACTTCGATTGGGCCGATCAGCCCATCCTGGCGGGCAGCCGACGAGCCGAGTTCTATTGGGAGGGCCCGGCCGGCACCGGCGCCGCCCTCGCCACGGCGATCCGCGGGTGGGAGCACCTGCGGTTCGAGGTGAGTGAAGACCCGACCCCCCGCAGCGACGGCGGCCGCTGGATGCACACACCGGGACTCGGCATCCACTACGCCCAGACCGACACGGCGGGCAACGTCGTCGTCGGCGAGGACCGTGTGCGCTACGCGCTGGAGGTGTCCGCCGGCGATCTCGCAGAACTGCAGCGAGAGCTGGAGGTCGCCCTCGGGGCCGCGTGGGACGAGGAGCTCGAGCCGTTCCGGCACGCGAGCGACGACGCTCCCGTGGTGTGGCTCCACAAGGTCGGCTGA
- a CDS encoding beta-ketoacyl-[acyl-carrier-protein] synthase family protein translates to MSNSRIVVTGIGASSPLGGTAPESWSALLDGESGARTLEYDWVEKYGLPVSFAAEAKVRPDTVLERPVAKRLDPSSQFALVAAIEAWNDAGGPDVEPERLGVDFATGIGGLHTLLDGWDILREKGPRRVLPMTVPMLMPNAAAGNLSLHFNARAYARTVASACASSTESIVNAIEHLRSGLADVVIAGGTESVIHPVTIAAFSSMQALSRRNDSPETASRPGSIDRDGFVMGEGAAVLILETEEHAKARGAKIYAAVVGGGVTADSYHITANDPEGTGAARAVRMALEMADASPEDVTHINAHATSTPVGDPNEYVALKTVFGSRIDDIPVSATKASTGHLLGGTGALEAIFTILALRDRVAPPTINITTQDPEVPFRISGETQALGDGQQLAISNSFGFGGHNAVAAFASV, encoded by the coding sequence ATGAGCAACTCCCGCATCGTCGTCACCGGCATCGGCGCGTCGTCGCCCCTGGGCGGCACGGCTCCCGAGAGCTGGTCGGCCCTCCTGGACGGCGAGTCCGGCGCCCGCACCCTCGAGTACGACTGGGTCGAGAAATACGGCCTTCCCGTCTCGTTCGCCGCCGAGGCGAAGGTCCGCCCCGACACGGTGCTGGAGCGCCCGGTGGCGAAGCGCCTCGACCCGTCCTCGCAGTTCGCGCTCGTCGCGGCGATCGAGGCGTGGAACGACGCCGGCGGACCCGACGTCGAGCCGGAGCGGCTGGGAGTCGACTTCGCGACCGGCATCGGCGGACTTCACACGCTCCTCGACGGGTGGGACATCCTCCGCGAGAAGGGCCCCCGCCGGGTCCTCCCCATGACCGTCCCGATGCTCATGCCGAACGCGGCGGCCGGGAACCTTTCCCTCCACTTCAACGCGCGTGCGTACGCGCGCACGGTGGCGAGCGCGTGCGCCTCGAGCACGGAGTCGATCGTCAATGCGATCGAGCACCTGCGCTCGGGTCTCGCCGACGTCGTCATCGCGGGCGGCACCGAGTCCGTCATCCACCCCGTGACGATCGCCGCGTTCTCGTCGATGCAGGCCCTGTCGCGGCGGAACGACTCCCCCGAAACGGCCTCTCGCCCCGGCAGCATCGACCGCGACGGCTTCGTCATGGGCGAGGGTGCCGCCGTGCTGATCCTCGAGACCGAGGAGCACGCGAAGGCTCGCGGCGCCAAGATCTACGCGGCGGTCGTGGGCGGTGGCGTGACCGCCGACTCGTACCACATCACGGCGAACGACCCCGAGGGCACGGGCGCCGCGCGCGCGGTGCGGATGGCGCTCGAGATGGCGGATGCCTCGCCCGAGGACGTCACGCACATCAATGCGCACGCCACCTCGACCCCGGTCGGCGACCCGAACGAGTACGTCGCGCTCAAGACGGTCTTCGGATCGAGGATCGACGACATCCCGGTGTCGGCGACCAAGGCCTCCACGGGCCACCTGCTGGGCGGTACGGGCGCGCTGGAGGCGATCTTCACGATCCTCGCGCTCCGCGATCGCGTGGCACCCCCCACGATCAACATCACGACGCAGGACCCCGAGGTGCCGTTCCGCATCTCGGGCGAGACGCAGGCGCTCGGCGACGGCCAGCAGCTGGCGATCAGCAACTCCTTCGGCTTCGGCGGTCACAACGCCGTCGCCGCGTTCGCCTCGGTCTGA
- a CDS encoding acyl carrier protein, whose translation MAFTNDEVLAGLAELITDETGISADEVALDKSFTDDLDIDSISMMTIVVNAEEKFGVTIPDDEVKNLKTVGDAVDFITSNQA comes from the coding sequence ATGGCATTCACCAACGACGAGGTCCTCGCAGGGCTCGCCGAGCTCATCACCGACGAGACCGGCATCTCGGCCGATGAGGTCGCGCTCGACAAGTCGTTCACGGACGACCTCGACATCGACTCCATCTCGATGATGACGATCGTCGTCAACGCGGAGGAGAAGTTCGGCGTCACGATCCCCGACGACGAGGTCAAGAACCTCAAGACCGTCGGTGACGCCGTCGACTTCATCACGTCCAACCAGGCGTAA
- the def gene encoding peptide deformylase produces the protein MAVLPIRIMGDPVLHAPAAAVDEVTDEIRTLVADMFETMDAAPGVGLAAPQVGVPLRIYTYSYQDDDGQPWRGVLINPELWMRPLVPGDPDPDDESEGCLSFPGERFPLRRSEEVLVTGTDLEGEPVRIEVDGWRARIMQHEFDHLDGILYIDRLDDSDWKTTQKIARKRGWGRPGASWTPGIDDIEA, from the coding sequence GTGGCCGTTCTGCCGATCCGCATCATGGGTGACCCCGTCCTGCACGCCCCCGCAGCGGCGGTCGACGAGGTCACCGACGAAATCCGCACGCTCGTCGCCGACATGTTCGAGACGATGGATGCCGCGCCCGGTGTCGGGCTCGCCGCCCCCCAGGTCGGGGTGCCGCTGCGGATCTACACGTACTCGTACCAGGACGACGACGGGCAGCCCTGGCGGGGAGTGCTGATCAACCCGGAGCTGTGGATGCGTCCGCTCGTGCCGGGCGATCCCGACCCCGACGACGAATCCGAAGGATGCCTCTCGTTCCCCGGCGAACGGTTCCCGCTCCGCCGCTCCGAGGAGGTCCTCGTCACCGGCACGGACCTCGAGGGCGAGCCGGTGCGCATCGAGGTGGACGGCTGGCGGGCGCGCATCATGCAGCACGAGTTCGACCACCTCGACGGGATCCTCTACATCGACCGACTCGACGACAGCGACTGGAAAACGACGCAGAAGATCGCGCGCAAGCGCGGGTGGGGTCGGCCGGGCGCATCCTGGACGCCTGGAATCGACGACATCGAAGCCTGA
- a CDS encoding ACP S-malonyltransferase: MIIAVFPGQGSQSPGFLAPWLEREGARDRLGEYSEWAGVDLVAAGTEWDAQQIRDTKVAQPLIVAASLLSWNALESREKAVGVAGHSVGEFAAAAAAGILSEEDALRLVGLRGRAMAEAAAAAETGMSAVIGGDEASVVSRLEELDLTPANYNGGGQLVAAGSLEALQRLAAEPVPGTRVIPLQVAGAFHTRYMAPAVATLRDAAGRVATNEPAQRIWTNRDGSAVDSGAVYRDLLVEQVAAPVRWDLCMASFAEAGVTGIVELSPAGTLVGLAKRALRGVPGVAVKTPDDLASADALLNGSRA, encoded by the coding sequence GTGATCATCGCGGTCTTCCCCGGGCAGGGCTCTCAGTCCCCCGGTTTTCTCGCACCCTGGCTCGAGCGGGAGGGTGCACGCGACAGACTCGGCGAGTACTCGGAGTGGGCCGGCGTCGACCTCGTGGCTGCAGGCACCGAGTGGGACGCCCAGCAGATCCGCGACACGAAGGTGGCGCAGCCGCTCATCGTGGCCGCGAGCCTGCTGTCGTGGAACGCGCTCGAGTCGCGTGAAAAGGCGGTGGGCGTCGCCGGGCACTCGGTCGGCGAGTTCGCCGCTGCCGCTGCCGCCGGCATCCTCTCGGAGGAGGACGCCCTGCGACTCGTCGGCCTGCGCGGTCGCGCGATGGCGGAGGCGGCAGCCGCGGCCGAGACCGGCATGAGCGCCGTCATCGGCGGGGACGAGGCATCGGTCGTCTCGCGACTGGAAGAGCTCGACCTCACGCCCGCGAACTACAACGGCGGCGGTCAGCTCGTCGCCGCCGGCTCCCTCGAGGCGCTGCAGCGGCTCGCCGCAGAGCCGGTGCCGGGGACGCGCGTCATCCCGCTCCAGGTCGCAGGCGCGTTCCACACGCGCTACATGGCCCCCGCTGTCGCGACGCTCCGCGACGCGGCCGGGCGGGTCGCGACGAATGAGCCGGCGCAGCGCATCTGGACGAACCGCGACGGGTCTGCCGTCGACTCCGGAGCCGTCTACCGCGACCTCCTCGTCGAGCAGGTCGCCGCACCGGTGCGCTGGGACCTCTGCATGGCGTCGTTCGCCGAGGCGGGCGTCACAGGCATCGTCGAACTGAGCCCGGCCGGCACGCTCGTCGGTCTCGCCAAGCGCGCCCTCCGGGGCGTCCCGGGCGTCGCGGTGAAGACACCCGACGACCTGGCGTCCGCGGACGCCCTCCTGAACGGATCACGGGCATGA
- a CDS encoding ATP-binding cassette domain-containing protein, with protein sequence MPRRRDADVAIRATDLSLARSTRGAVDVRVVDGASFVVPHGGTLAIMGPTGAGKSSLAAVLAGVDAPGLAVVGGDAWVEGIPVRHPGRSRRELTYFTGYLAQSAGAKLPARMTVADVIGEPITSRDRRVNQRALAVRVATLLDELMLPLGAAAKYPYELSAGMRQRVAFAQTLVLEPRVFIADEPFANMDVEVRRAARDAILRRRARGMSTLVVTNDAEVVRELSADVLVLRGGHTVAYGRGTTDLLWTPSSEADHRLVAS encoded by the coding sequence ATGCCCCGCCGCCGTGACGCCGACGTCGCCATCCGTGCGACGGACCTGTCGCTCGCTCGCTCGACCCGGGGCGCCGTGGACGTGCGCGTCGTGGACGGGGCATCCTTCGTGGTCCCGCACGGCGGGACGCTCGCGATCATGGGTCCGACCGGAGCCGGCAAGTCGAGCCTCGCCGCCGTTCTGGCGGGCGTCGACGCGCCCGGCCTCGCCGTCGTCGGGGGAGACGCCTGGGTCGAAGGCATCCCGGTGCGACATCCGGGGCGCTCCCGCCGGGAGCTGACGTACTTCACCGGCTACCTCGCGCAGTCCGCCGGGGCGAAGCTGCCGGCGCGCATGACGGTCGCCGACGTGATCGGCGAACCCATCACGAGCCGCGACCGACGCGTCAACCAGCGGGCTCTCGCGGTCCGGGTGGCGACCCTCCTCGACGAGCTGATGCTGCCGCTCGGAGCGGCCGCCAAGTACCCCTACGAACTCAGCGCCGGCATGCGCCAGCGGGTCGCGTTCGCGCAGACGCTCGTGCTCGAGCCGCGCGTGTTCATCGCCGACGAGCCGTTCGCCAACATGGACGTCGAGGTCCGCAGAGCCGCCCGCGACGCGATCCTGCGCCGGCGCGCGCGAGGCATGTCGACTCTCGTGGTGACGAATGACGCCGAGGTCGTCCGGGAGCTCTCGGCCGACGTGCTCGTGCTGAGGGGCGGCCATACGGTCGCCTACGGGCGCGGCACGACGGATCTGCTGTGGACGCCGAGCTCGGAGGCCGATCATCGCCTCGTCGCGTCGTGA